In the Aythya fuligula isolate bAytFul2 chromosome 8, bAytFul2.pri, whole genome shotgun sequence genome, one interval contains:
- the TOR3A gene encoding torsin-3A — translation MGRSTLLSCLGLAACLLLLLGGSESLGSQEEQQGPWEEDRRAVTEAAPWARARYEAVKKHLGAVGALSKQYWQYLACKVSQEGCEEEGKRKAGPSPGWSLPLVGQDYLEIFSAWYCSFGKCCKTGDCRIVNNITGLEMDLNGQLHGQHLAKEVVIQAVRRFLQSPQPEKALVLSFHGWSGTGKNFVARMVASHLYRDGLKSECVRVFIALFHFPHHKYVDSYKVQLEKQISETVQLCKQSLFIFDEAEKLHFGLLDTIKPFMAHNGKKGQVDYRRSIFLFLSNIGGNTINEVALDFWRAGRAREEISLELLEQRLRLELLQPAENSYARSHLLEENLIDFFVPFLPLEYHHVKLCARDAFLARGLPYTEAALDEVARTMVFVPKEEKLFSAQGCKSVSQRINYFLP, via the exons ATGGGCCGGAGCACGCTCCTGtcctgcctggggctggctgcctgcctgctgctgctgctggggggctctgaAAGCCTGGGGAGccaagaggagcagcagggacccTGGGAGGAGGACCGGAGAGCTGTGACGGAGGCGGCCCCGTGGGCCAGAGCGAGGTACGAAGCTGTGAAGAAGCACTTGGGAGCTGTGGGAGCTCTCTCCAAGCAGTACTGGCAGTACCTGGCTTGCAAGGTGTCACAGGAGGGCTgtgaagaggaggggaagaggaaggccGGTCCCAGCCCAG GTTGGAGCTTGCCTCTGGTGGGCCAGGATTACCTGGAGATCTTCTCTGCGTGGTACTGCAGCTTCGGCAAGTGCTGCAAGACGGGAGACTGCAGGATAGTCAACAACATCACAg GGCTCGAAATGGACCTCAACGGGCAGCTCCATGGGCAGCACTTGGCCAAAGAAGTCGTCATCCAGGCAGTGCGGCGCTTCCTGCAGAGCCCGCAGCCGGAGAAGGCTCTGGTCCTCTCCTTCCACGGCTGGTCCGGCACAGGCAAGAACTTTGTGGCCCGGATGGTGGCCAGTCACCTGTACCGGGACGGGCTGAAGAGTGAGTGTGTCCGGGTGTTCATCGCGCTTTTCCACTTCCCCCATCACAAGTACGTGGACTCGTACAAG gttCAACTGGAGAAGCAGATAAGCGAGactgtgcagctctgcaagCAGTCCCTCTTCATCTTTGATGAGGCagaaaaacttcattttggACTCCTGGACACCATCAAGCCCTTCATGGCTCACAATGGCAAGAAGGGCCAGGTGGATTACCGGAGGTCCATCTTCCTCTTTCTCAG CAATATTGGGGGCAACACCATCAATGAGGTAGCCCTGGACTTCTGGCGGGCCGGCCGGGCGCGGGAGGAGATCTCCTTGGAGCTCCTGGAGCAGCGGCTgcggctggagctgctgcagcccgcAG AGAACAGCTACGCCCGCAGCCACCTCCTTGAAGAGAACCTCATCGATTTCTTCGTGCCATTCCTGCCCCTGGAGTACCACCACGTGAAGCTCTGCGCACGGGACGCCTTcctggcccggggcctgccgTACACGGAGGCAGCCCTCGACGAGGTGGCCAGGACGATGGTGTTTGTCCCCAAAGAGGAGAAGCTTTTCTCTGCACAGGGCTGTAAATCTGTATCCCAGCGCATCAATTACTTCCTTCCTTGA
- the ABL2 gene encoding tyrosine-protein kinase ABL2, protein MGQQVGRLGEPPAGLQQQQQPRAPRGSSAGRPAGRRREAAGRTAEGGFNVFAQHEALHRPYGCDVEPQALNEAIRWSSKENLLGATESDPNLFVALYDFVASGDNTLSITKGEKLRVLGYNQNGEWSEVRSKNGQGWVPSNYITPVNSLEKHSWYHGPVSRSAAEYLLSSLINGSFLVRESESSPGQLSISLRYEGRVYHYRINTTSDGKVYVTAESRFSTLAELVHHHSTVADGLVTTLHYPAPKCNKPTVYGVSPIHDKWEMERTDITMKHKLGGGQYGEVYVGVWKRYNLTVAVKTLKEDTMEVEEFLKEAAVMKEIKHPNLVQLLGVCTLEPPFYIVTEYMPYGNLLDYLRECNREEVSAVVLLYMATQISSAMEYLEKKNFIHRDLAARNCLVGENHVVKVADFGLSRLMTGDTYTAHAGAKFPIKWTAPESLAYNTFSIKSDVWAFGVLLWEIATYGMSPYPGIDLSQVYDLLEKGYRMEQPEGCPPKVYELMRACWKWNPPDRPSFAETHQAFETMFHDSSISEEVAEELGRTASSSSIVPYLPRLPMLPSKTRTLKKQAENKENIEGTQDTLEHSASSSAPGFIRSTQPTSGSPALPRKQRDKSPSSLLEDAKETTFTRDRKGGFFSSFMKKRNAPTPPKRSSSFREMENQPHKKYELTGNFSSVASLQHVDGFAFAPTQQDASVAPPKCYGGSFAQRTFYNDDGTGTSSGGGISTGGGWSGITGFFTPRLIKKTLGLRPGKPTGSEETSKPFPRSNSTSSMSSGLPEQDRMAMTLPRNSQRSKIQLERTVSTSSQPDESMGRATDLLPKKLEEGPALTRERPKAKLLPRGATALPFRTPSGLEEKESPGLAAAPKSKEKNSGPRQGALEDGERPGWSSPVKAAAILPTTHNHKVPVLISPTLKHTPADVQLIGTDSQGNKFKLLSEHQVTSSGDRDRPRRVKPKCAPPPPPVMRLLQQPAACADAAEELSNGAGAQHGLESSEGSKKAAAAAPVGGKAGRPVMPPPQVPLSSSSTSPVKMANGTAGTKVALRKTKQAAEKIPADKISKEALLECADLLSSAIAEPTPNSQLVDTGHQLLDYCSGYVDCIPHTRNKFAFREAVSKLELSLQELQVSSTAASVPGANPVLNNLLSCVQEISDVVQRSFSLC, encoded by the exons AGGCCCTGCACCGCCCCTATGGTTGCGATGTTGAACCCCAGGCACTGAACGAAGCCATCAGGTGGAGCTCCAAGGAGAACCTGCTTGGAGCCACTGAGAGCGATCCCAACCTCTTTGTTGCACTTTATGATTTTGTAGCAAGCGGTGACAACACGCTCAGTATCACCAAAG GTGAGAAGTTGCGAGTCCTGGGTTACAACCAGAACGGTGAATGGAGCGAGGTACGTTCGAAGAATGGGCAGGGCTGGGTACCAAGCAACTACATCACACCAGTGAACAGCCTGGAAAAACATTCATGGTACCATGGGCCGGTGTCACGCAGTGCAGCAGAGTATCTGCTGAGCAGTCTCATCAACGGCAGCTTCCTGGTTCGTGAAAGCGAGAGCAGCCCCGGGCAGCTATCCATCTCGCTCAGGTACGAGGGACGCGTTTACCACTACAGGATCAATACCACCTCAGATGGAAAG GTTTATGTGACAGCAGAGAGCCGTTTCAGCACACTAGCCGAGCTAGTGCACCATCACTCAACAGTAGCTGATGGCCTGGTGACAACTTTGCATTACCCAGCACCTAAGTGCAATAAGCCCACTGTCTATGGAGTGTCCCCCATCCACGACAAGTGGGAGATGGAGCGGACTGACATCACCATGAAGCACAAACTTGGGGGTGGGCAGTATGGCGAGGTGTACGTTGGTGTCTGGAAGAGATACAATCTCACGGTTGCTGTGAAGACATTAAAG GAAGATACCATGGAGGTGGAAGAGTTCTTGAAAGAAGCTGCTGTGATGAAGGAAATCAAGCACCCAAATCTAGTGCAGTTATTAG GTGTGTGTACCCTGGAGCCACCCTTTTACATTGTGACAGAATACATGCCATATGGGAACCTACTAGACTATTTACGGGAATGCAACCGGGAGGAAGTGAGTGCTGTTGTGTTACTCTATATGGCCACTCAGATCTCCTCTGCTATGGAGTACCTGGAGAAGAAGAACTTCATTCACAG GGACTTGGCAGCACGGAACTGCTTAGTTGGAGAAAATCATGTGGTGAAGGTGGCCGACTTTGGCTTAAGTCGACTTATGACTGGAGATACATATACAGCTCATGCTGGAGCCAAGTTCCCAATCAAGTGGACTGCTCCCGAGAGCTTGGCCTATAACACCTTCTCAATCAAATCAGATGTGTGGG CCTTTGGGGTGCTGTTATGGGAAATTGCTACCTATGGGATGTCACCGTACCCAGGCATTGACCTCTCTCAGGTGTATGATCTGCTGGAAAAGGGCTATCGGATGGAACAACCGGAGGGGTGCCCTCCAAAGGTTTACGAATTGATGAGGGCAT GTTGGAAGTGGAACCCGCCTGACCGACCTTCCTTTGCTGAGACCCACCAGGCCTTTGAAACCATGTTCCACGACTCGAGCATCTCGGAGG AGGTAGCAGAAGAGCTCGGAAGAacggcctcctcctcctccatagTTCCTTACTTGCCCCGGTTGCCCATGCTTCCCTCCAAGACTAGAACACTGAAGAAACAGGCAGAGAACAAGGAGAACATTGAAGGAACACAAGATACTCTGGAGCATTCGGCTTCCAGCTCAGCACCAG GTTTTATCAGAAGCACACAGCCGACAAGTGGGTCTCCCGCACTGCCTCGCAAGCAGAGGGACAAGTcacccagcagcctgctggaggATGCCAAAGAGACCACTTTCACCAGGGACAGAAAAGGCGGCTTCTTCAGCTCCTTCATGAAGAAGAGGAATGCTCCCACACCTCCCAAGCGCAGCAGTTCCTTCCGGGAGATGGAGAATCAGCCCCACAAGAAGTACGAGCTAACGGGTAACTTCTCATCTGTTGCTTCCTTGCAGCACGTGGATGGGTTCGCTTTTGCTCCCACGCAGCAGGACGCGAGCGTGGCACCACCCAAGTGCTACGGTGGGAGCTTTGCGCAGAGGACCTTCTACAACGACGATGGCACTGGTACCAGCAGTGGTGGGGGCATAAGCACTGGTGGTGGGTGGTCAGGCATCACAGGTTTCTTTACACCACGGTTGATTAAAAAGACACTGGGTTTACGACCAGGAAAACCTACCGGCAGTGAAGAAACTTCAAAGCCTTTTCCAAGGTCAAACTCCACATCTTCCATGTCCTCAGGGCTTCCAGAGCAGGATAGGATGGCAATGACCCTTCCCAGAAATTCCCAGAGGTCAAAAATTCAGCTGGAACGGACAGTGTCCACCTCCTCTCAGCCTGATGAGAGCATGGGGAGGGCCACCGACCTGCTTCCCAAAAAGCTGGAAGAAGGCCCTGCTTTGACCAGAGAAAGACCAAAAGCAAAACTCTTGCCACGGGGTGCCACAGCTCTCCCTTTCCGAACCCCCTCAGgtttggaagaaaaggagagccCAGGGCTAGCAGCAGCTCctaagagcaaagaaaaaaacagtggcCCAAGGCAAGGGGCCCTTGAAGATGGCGAGAGACCGGGGTGGTCCTCTCCAGTCAAGGCTGCAGCAATACTTCCAACCACTCATAACCACAAAGTGCCAGTCCTAATCTCACCCACTCTAAAACACACTCCAGCAGACGTGCAGCTCATTGGCACAGACTCTCAGGGTAATAAATTTAAGCTCTTATCTGAGCATCAGGTCACTTCTTCCGGCGACAGGGACCGGCCCAGACGGGTAAAACCAAAGTGTGCTCCACCTCCACCACCGGTGATGAGGCTCCTCCAACAGCCAGCTGCTTGCGCAGATGCAGCAGAAGAGCTGAGCAACGGGGCGGGAGCGCAGCACGGACTGGAATCGAGCGAAGGGAGtaagaaggcagcagcagcagcacctgttGGTGGAAAAGCCGGGAGGCCTGTGATGCCTCCACCTCAAGTGCCTCTGTCATCGTCTTCCACCTCCCCAGTGAAAATGGCCAACGGCACGGCTGGCACAAAAGTAGCGCTAAGAAAGACCAAACAGGCGGCCGAGAAAATCCCAGCAGACAAAATCAGCAAGGAAGCGCTGCTGGAGTGCGCAGACCTCCTCTCGAGTGCCATCGCTGAGCCAACACCAAACAGCCAGCTGGTGGACACAGGGCATCAGCTGTTGGATTACTGCTCAGGCTACGTGGACTGCATCCCACATACACGCAACAAATTTGCCTTCCGGGAAGCCGTGAGCAAACTGGAACTCAGCCTGCAGGAACTGCAGGTGTCCTCAACAGCTGCTAGTGTCCCTGGGGCAAACCCCGTCCTTAATAACTTATTGTCGTGTGTCCAAGAAATCAGCGATGTGGTGCAAAG GTCCTTTTCCCTCTGCTAG